A window of the Brassica napus cultivar Da-Ae chromosome C5, Da-Ae, whole genome shotgun sequence genome harbors these coding sequences:
- the LOC106390135 gene encoding uncharacterized GPI-anchored protein At4g28100: MFHHAPSYISLIIFFTILSAASPNKDPVTVQPFLVKSSPPATIPAFPEQSDFSGCPLDLPDDLFHGIKSACTGKKLHKGKCCPVLGAWLYSAYSTTALSRSIPSSAVRNATSAATTPEEDMPLLPDDSETCVDGLEKSLRRRGIELASPNETCGVVDCYCGIRLHHLSCSEAFSVNGEGMLVGDESVDRLETDCLSVRNNNGDRFSPLSRCNKCLKSLYKLNPKKTSGTRNPSKEDRNRTTKMHNKDCVLMGLTWLLAKNRTAYFPTVTSVLRAVMLSQNGEPRSCALGGDGMPLAVDSSEFSNGSSTLIQYPYHLVHFLLYSVITLVLLGSW, encoded by the exons ATGTTCCATCACGCGCCGTCTTACATTtccctcatcatcttcttcaccatTCTGTCAGCCGCATCACCAAACAAAGACCCGGTCACCGTCCAGCCATTCCTGGTCAAGTCATCCCCACCCGCCACCATACCCGCTTTCCCGGAGCAGTCCGACTTCTCCGGCTGCCCACTCGATCTACCAGACGACCTCTTCCACGGAATCAAGTCAGCCTGCACCGGCAAAAAGCTCCACAAAGGAAAATGCTGCCCCGTGCTAGGCGCGTGGCTCTACTCCGCTTACTCAACCACTGCTCTCAGCCGTTCCATTCCCAGCTCCGCCGTTAGAAACGCGACCTCCGCCGCGACCACGCCGGAAGAGGATATGCCTTTGCTTCCAGACGACTCGGAGACTTGCGTCGATGGTTTGGAGAAATCTCTGAGGAGGAGAGGGATCGAGCTGGCGAGTCCGAATGAGACGTGCGGCGTGGTTGACTGCTACTGCGGGATAAGGTTGCATCACTTGAGCTGTTCCGAGGCGTTTAGTGTGAATGGAGAAGGGATGCTCGTTGGAGACGAGAGTGTTGATCGGTTAGAGACTGATTGTTTGAGTGTAAGAAACAACAATGGCGATAGATTCTCTCCGCTCAGTAGATGTAACAAGTGCTTGAAGAGCCTCTATAAG CTTAACCCGAAGAAAACATCAGGGACAAGAAACCCATCGAAGGAAGACAGAAACAGAACAACAAAGATGCACAACAAAGACTGTGTTCTAATGGGTCTCACTTGGCTTCTCGCTAAGAACCGTACGGCTTACTTCCCCACTGTCACTTCAGTCCTCCGAGCCGTCATGCTCAGCCAAAACGGTGAGCCACGGTCATGTGCTCTCGGCGGTGACGGCATGCCTTTAGCTGTTGACTCTTCCGAATTCTCTAACGGCTCATCAACTTTAATTCAGTACCCGTACCACTTGGTCCACTTCTTACTTTACAGCGTCATCACATTGGTCTTGCTAGGGTCGTGGTGA
- the LOC111197754 gene encoding mitogen-activated protein kinase 9, with product MGATHSTNVNNNHSHSKIHTTNSSRQCGASDRLAVSNLRSQLTTIYRNHEDEEEDEEEEEEEEEARRFALVRDFDLSGLKRIRVPRRNHILMDPHKKVALETEFFTEYGEASRYQIQEVIGKGSYGVVASAIDTHTGEKVAIKKINDVFEHVSDATRILREIKLLRLLRHPDIVEIKHVMLPPSRREFRDIYVVFELMESDLHQVIKANDDLTPEHYQFFLYQLLRGLKFIHTANVFHRDLKPKNILANSDCKLKICDFGLARVSFNDAPSAIFWTDYVATRWYRAPELCGSFFSKYTPAIDIWSIGCIFAEMLTGKPLFPGKNVVHQLDIMTDLLGTPSPEAISRIRNEKARRYLGNMRRKPPVPFTHKFPHVDPLALRLLHRLLAFDPKDRPTAEEALADPYFYGLANVDREPSTQPIPKLEFEFERRKIMKEDVRELIYREILEYHPRMLQEYLRGGEQTSFMYPSGVDRFKRQFAHLEEHYGKGERSAPLQQRHASLPRERVPAPKEENRPAATLATTPESPQSSQHEGSNYMNGMSQTGYSARSLLKSASISASKCIGVKQRNQSEHGESNSDATDALSQKAAALHT from the exons ATGGGTGCTACTCACAGCACCAACGTTAATAATAATCATTCTCATTCGAAGATTCATACGACCAATAGCTCTCGACAGTGTGGTGCGAGTGATCGATTAGCTGTCAGCAATTTGCGGTCTCAGCTCACTACTATTTATAGAAACCAcgaggacgaagaagaagacgaagaagaagaagaagaagaagaagaagctagaagatTCGCCCTTGTTAGAGATTTCGATTTGTCTGGTTTGAAGCGCATTAGGGTTCCAAGAAGGAATCATATTCTTATGGATCCTCATAAAAAG GTTGCACTGGAGACGGAGTTCTTTACAGAATACGGTGAAGCGAGTCGGTATCAGATCCAAGAAGTTATAGGGAAAGGAAGTTACGGGGTTGTGGCATCTGCAATCGACACTCACACGGGAGAAAAGGTTGCCAttaagaaaatcaatgatgtCTTTGAGCACGTCTCTGATGCTACGAGGATTCTGAGAGAGATCAAGCTCCTCAGGCTGCTCAGGCATCCTGATATAGTGGAGATTAAGCACGTTATGCTTCCTCCTTCGCGTAGAGAGTTCAGAGatatttatgttgtttttgAGCTCATGGAGTCAGACCTTCACCAAGTCATCAAAGCCAACGATGATTTGACCCCTGAGCATTACCAGTTTTTCTTGTACCAGCTTCTCCGTGGCCTGAAGTTTATTCACACAG CCAATGTGTTTCACCGTGATTTAAAGCCTAAAAACATTCTAGCCAACTCTGATTGCAAGCTGAAGATTTGCGACTTTGGACTTGCACGTGTGTCGTTTAACGATGCACCTTCTGCTATATTCTGGACT GACTATGTCGCTACAAGATGGTACCGTGCACCAGAACTTTGTGGCTCTTTCTTCTCCAAA TATACTCCTGCCATTGATATATGGAGCATAGGATGCATATTTGCAGAAATGCTCACCGGGAAGCCATTGTTTCCTGGGAAGAACGTGGTGCACCAATTGGATATTATGACTGATTTGCTTGGTACTCCTTCACCCGAAGCGATCTCAAGG ATCCGTAATGAAAAGGCGAGGAGATATCTGGGCAACATGAGGAGAAAACCGCCAGTTCCATTCACTCACAAATTTCCTCATGTAGACCCGTTGGCTCTTCGCTTGCTGCACCGCCTTCTTGCATTTGATCCCAAAGACCGTCCTACAGCTGAAGAG GCACTGGCAGATCCTTACTTTTATGGACTGGCAAACGTGGATCGGGAACCATCTACTCAACCGATTCCAAAacttgagtttgagtttgaaaGAAGGAAGATTATGAAAGAAGACGTCAGGGAGTTAATCTACAGAGAG ATATTAGAGTATCATCCTCGGATGCTACAAGAATATCTTCGAGGTGGAGAACAGACGAGCTTCATGTACCCTAG TGGTGTTGATCGGTTTAAGAGACAGTTTGCACATCTTGAAGAACATTACGGTAAGGGTGAGAGAAGCGCTCCTCTTCAACAACGCCACGCTTCTTTGCCTAG AGAGAGAGTCCCTGCGCCTAAGGAAGAGAACAGACCTGCAGCTACTTTAGCCACCACACCCGAAAGCCCTCAGAGTTCTCAACACGAGGGCTCAAATTACATGAATGGGATGAGCCAGACGGGTTACAGTGCCCGGAGCTTGCTGAAAAGTGCCAGCATCAGTGCATCTAAATGCATTGGCGTGAAACAAAGGAACCAGTCCGAG cacgGGGAATCGAACAGTGATGCAACTGATGCTTTGTCTCAAAAGGCCGCGGCTCTCCACACTTGA